In Aquipuribacter nitratireducens, the following proteins share a genomic window:
- the ffh gene encoding signal recognition particle protein: MFASLSDRLTSTFKTLRGKGRLSPADVDATVRQIRLALLDADVSLPVVRQFTAAIRERALGEEVSKALNPGQQVVKIVHEELVRVLGGESRRLHLAKNPPTVIMLAGLQGAGKTTLAGKLGHWLKEQGHSPVLVAADLQRPNAVTQLQVTGERAGVQVFAPEPGNGVGDPVSVARRGVEHARARGHDVVVVDTAGRLGIDEDLMRQAADIRDAVQPDEVLFVLDAMIGQSAVETAKQFDEGVSLTGVVMTKLDGDARGGAALSVVTVTGSPILFASTGEKLTDFEVFHPDRMAGRILDMGDVLTLIEQAEKAFDAEQTAKLAGKVERGEDFTLSDFLEQMQAVRRMGPLKNMLKMLPGMGDMKEQLEQFDERELDRVEAIVRSMTPAERDDLKILNGSRRARIARGSGTQVSDVNGLVERFTQAQKMMRQMRSGGGMPGMPGMGGMPGGMPGGIGPGKRGKGKKAKNQRKGSKSGNPARRAAEEAGVATRAPAAGSGAAFGLGGGEDQAFDPAQLPDAFRGR, encoded by the coding sequence TTGTTCGCCTCCCTCTCCGACCGCCTGACCTCGACGTTCAAGACCCTGCGCGGCAAGGGCCGGCTCTCGCCGGCCGACGTCGACGCGACCGTCCGGCAGATCCGGCTCGCCCTCCTCGACGCCGACGTCTCGCTGCCCGTCGTCCGGCAGTTCACCGCCGCGATCCGGGAGCGTGCCCTCGGCGAGGAGGTGAGCAAGGCCCTCAACCCCGGCCAGCAGGTCGTGAAGATCGTCCACGAGGAGCTCGTCCGGGTCCTCGGCGGGGAGTCCCGGCGCCTGCACCTGGCGAAGAACCCCCCGACGGTCATCATGCTCGCGGGCCTCCAGGGGGCGGGGAAGACGACCCTCGCCGGCAAGCTCGGGCACTGGCTCAAGGAGCAGGGCCACTCGCCGGTGCTCGTCGCCGCCGACCTCCAGCGCCCCAACGCCGTCACTCAGCTGCAGGTCACGGGGGAGCGGGCCGGCGTCCAGGTGTTCGCGCCCGAGCCGGGCAACGGGGTCGGGGACCCCGTGTCGGTCGCCCGGCGCGGCGTCGAGCACGCCCGCGCCCGCGGTCACGACGTCGTGGTCGTCGACACCGCCGGCCGGCTCGGCATCGACGAGGACCTCATGCGGCAGGCCGCGGACATCCGCGACGCCGTGCAGCCCGACGAGGTCCTCTTCGTCCTCGACGCGATGATCGGGCAGTCCGCGGTCGAGACCGCGAAGCAGTTCGACGAGGGTGTCTCCCTCACCGGCGTCGTCATGACGAAGCTCGACGGCGACGCCCGCGGCGGGGCGGCCCTGTCGGTCGTCACCGTCACCGGCTCGCCGATCCTCTTCGCCTCCACCGGCGAGAAGCTCACCGACTTCGAGGTGTTCCACCCCGACCGCATGGCCGGGCGGATCCTCGACATGGGCGACGTCCTCACGCTCATCGAGCAGGCCGAGAAGGCCTTCGACGCCGAGCAGACGGCGAAGCTCGCCGGCAAGGTCGAGCGCGGCGAGGACTTCACGCTGTCGGACTTCCTCGAGCAGATGCAGGCCGTGCGCCGCATGGGCCCGCTGAAGAACATGCTGAAGATGCTCCCCGGCATGGGTGACATGAAGGAGCAGCTCGAGCAGTTCGACGAGCGCGAGCTCGACCGCGTCGAGGCGATCGTCCGCTCGATGACGCCGGCCGAGCGGGACGACCTCAAGATCCTCAACGGCTCCCGCCGCGCCCGCATCGCCCGCGGCTCCGGAACGCAGGTGAGCGACGTCAACGGGCTCGTCGAGCGGTTCACCCAGGCCCAGAAGATGATGCGCCAGATGCGCTCCGGCGGTGGGATGCCGGGGATGCCGGGGATGGGCGGCATGCCCGGCGGGATGCCCGGGGGCATCGGCCCCGGCAAGCGCGGCAAGGGCAAGAAGGCGAAGAACCAGCGCAAGGGCTCGAAGTCGGGCAACCCCGCCCGTCGCGCCGCCGAGGAGGCGGGCGTCGCCACCCGCGCCCCCGCGGCCGGCTCCGGTGCGGCGTTCGGTCTCGGCGGCGGCGAGGACCAGGCGTTCGACCCGGCACAGCTGCCCGACGCCTTCCGCGGGCGCTGA
- a CDS encoding amidohydrolase family protein — protein sequence MASPVLHLTGPVRVDADDVRGQAWVVDGRVTFERPSAALASGREARVLDGWAVPGLVDAHCHIGLDAHGAVDEATTEQQALTDRDAGTLLARDAGSPADTRWLDDRDDLPRVVRAGRHVARPRRYIRNYAAEVEPADLVAEVRRQARRGDGWVKLVGDWIDRDLGDLAPLWPGDVVAAAIDAAHEEGARVTAHCFSEDALPDLLAAGIDGIEHGTGFGPDTVTAAADQQVAVVPTLVNIATFPRLAERGEEKFPRWAAHMRALHARRLQNVRDLHDAGVPLYVGTDAGGSLPHGLVAHEVAELVGAGLPPVVAVGAGAWDARRWLGRDGLGEGAPADLLVLGADPVLEPATLHAPVAVVLRGRVVRG from the coding sequence GTGGCCTCACCCGTCCTCCACCTCACCGGTCCCGTCCGGGTGGATGCCGACGACGTCCGCGGGCAGGCGTGGGTCGTCGACGGGCGGGTGACGTTCGAGCGGCCCTCGGCCGCCCTGGCCTCGGGGCGCGAGGCACGCGTGCTCGACGGCTGGGCGGTGCCGGGGCTGGTCGACGCCCACTGCCACATCGGTCTCGACGCGCACGGCGCCGTCGACGAGGCGACGACGGAGCAGCAGGCGCTCACCGACCGGGACGCCGGCACCCTCCTGGCCCGGGACGCGGGCTCTCCCGCGGACACCCGCTGGCTCGACGACCGCGACGACCTGCCGCGGGTCGTGCGCGCCGGCCGGCACGTCGCGCGGCCCCGACGCTACATCCGCAACTACGCCGCCGAGGTGGAGCCCGCCGACCTCGTCGCCGAGGTCCGCCGGCAGGCCCGCCGCGGTGACGGGTGGGTCAAGCTCGTCGGGGACTGGATCGACCGGGACCTCGGCGACCTCGCCCCGCTGTGGCCGGGCGACGTCGTCGCCGCCGCGATCGACGCCGCCCACGAGGAGGGTGCCCGCGTCACCGCGCACTGCTTCTCCGAGGACGCGCTGCCCGACCTCCTCGCCGCCGGCATCGACGGCATCGAGCACGGAACCGGGTTCGGCCCGGACACCGTGACGGCGGCCGCCGACCAGCAGGTGGCCGTCGTCCCGACGCTCGTCAACATCGCGACCTTCCCGCGCCTCGCCGAGCGCGGCGAGGAGAAGTTCCCCCGCTGGGCGGCCCACATGCGGGCGCTGCACGCCCGCCGGCTGCAGAACGTGCGGGACCTCCACGACGCCGGCGTCCCCCTCTACGTCGGCACCGACGCGGGCGGCAGCCTGCCGCACGGTCTCGTGGCCCACGAGGTCGCCGAGCTCGTCGGGGCCGGGCTGCCCCCGGTCGTCGCGGTCGGCGCCGGCGCGTGGGACGCCCGCCGCTGGCTCGGCCGGGACGGCCTCGGCGAGGGCGCCCCGGCCGACCTCCTCGTCCTCGGCGCCGACCCGGTCCTCGAGCCGGCGACCCTCCACGCACCCGTCGCGGTCGTGCTGCGCGGCCGGGTCGTCCGCGGCTGA
- the rpsP gene encoding 30S ribosomal protein S16, protein MAVKIRLKRLGKIRAPYYRVVVADSRTRRDGRAIEEIGKYHPTEEPSRIEIDSERAQYWLGVGAQPTEQVTALLKITGDWQKFRGEPGAEGTLRVAAPKADKKAAYEAAMRDAKAEPPAPEATTQRSKDRKPAEASAETPAATPAETPAETPAEATAEAPATEEQAKAEDA, encoded by the coding sequence GTGGCAGTCAAGATCCGACTCAAGCGCCTGGGCAAGATCCGCGCGCCCTACTACCGCGTCGTCGTCGCCGACTCGCGCACCCGCCGTGACGGCCGCGCGATCGAGGAGATCGGCAAGTACCACCCGACCGAGGAGCCGTCGCGCATCGAGATCGACAGCGAGCGCGCGCAGTACTGGCTCGGTGTCGGCGCGCAGCCGACCGAGCAGGTCACCGCGCTGCTGAAGATCACGGGCGACTGGCAGAAGTTCCGCGGCGAGCCCGGTGCCGAGGGCACCCTGCGGGTCGCGGCGCCGAAGGCCGACAAGAAGGCCGCCTACGAGGCCGCCATGCGCGACGCCAAGGCCGAGCCGCCGGCGCCCGAGGCGACCACCCAGCGGTCGAAGGACCGGAAGCCCGCCGAGGCGTCCGCCGAGACGCCGGCCGCGACGCCGGCCGAGACGCCGGCCGAGACGCCGGCCGAGGCGACCGCCGAGGCCCCGGCCACCGAGGAGCAGGCGAAGGCCGAGGACGCCTGA
- a CDS encoding RNA-binding protein, with the protein MLADAVEHLVTGIVSHPEDVTVVERSTRRGPLVQVRVHPDDIGRVIGRAGRTATAIRTVVNALSDEGPVRVDIVDLDGR; encoded by the coding sequence GTGCTGGCCGACGCCGTCGAGCACCTCGTGACGGGCATCGTGTCCCACCCCGAGGACGTCACCGTCGTCGAGCGGAGCACCCGCCGCGGTCCGCTCGTCCAGGTGCGGGTGCACCCGGACGACATCGGCCGCGTCATCGGCCGGGCCGGGCGGACCGCCACGGCGATCCGCACCGTCGTCAACGCGCTGTCGGACGAGGGTCCCGTGCGCGTCGACATCGTCGACCTCGACGGCCGCTGA
- the rimM gene encoding ribosome maturation factor RimM (Essential for efficient processing of 16S rRNA), producing MSTTGTPEAADHEPEWLVVGRLGRPHGLRGELTVLVRTDDPQGRFAPGAEFATDPDVGRVALVRARTHQGRWLLTLDGVTDRDAAEALRDVTLLVDVAGEEPEADAWPVARLVGLRAVHVDGHDLGVVRDLEHGPAQDLLVVRPVAGGPPVRVPFVAALVPAVDVDAGTVTLDPPGGLFDGPGDA from the coding sequence CTGAGCACCACCGGTACGCCCGAGGCGGCCGACCACGAGCCCGAGTGGCTCGTCGTCGGCCGCCTCGGTCGTCCCCACGGCCTGCGGGGCGAGCTCACGGTGCTCGTCCGCACCGACGACCCCCAGGGCCGCTTCGCACCCGGGGCAGAGTTCGCCACGGACCCCGACGTGGGGCGCGTCGCGCTCGTGCGGGCCCGCACCCACCAGGGGCGCTGGCTCCTCACCCTCGACGGCGTGACGGACCGGGACGCGGCGGAGGCGCTGCGCGACGTCACGCTCCTCGTCGACGTCGCCGGCGAGGAGCCCGAGGCCGACGCCTGGCCCGTCGCGCGGCTCGTGGGGCTGCGCGCCGTCCACGTCGACGGCCACGACCTCGGGGTCGTGCGCGACCTCGAGCACGGCCCCGCCCAGGACCTCCTCGTCGTGCGGCCCGTCGCCGGGGGACCCCCGGTCCGGGTGCCGTTCGTCGCCGCGCTCGTCCCCGCCGTCGACGTCGACGCGGGCACCGTCACCCTCGACCCGCCGGGCGGGCTGTTCGACGGACCCGGGGACGCCTGA
- the trmD gene encoding tRNA (guanosine(37)-N1)-methyltransferase TrmD → MRVDVVSVFPDYLEPLRLSLIGRAVARGRLRLGVHDLRAFTHDVHRTVDDAPFGGGAGMLMTPPPWGEALDHVRAEGRAQLGEHVEPHLLVMSPAGVRFDQAMAEDLAREPWLVLACGRYEGIDDRVLTDAARHHRVTPVSIGDYVLAGGEAAALVVVEAVGRLLPGVLGNSASVVEESHSEGLLEAPAYTRPASWRGLDVPDVLTSGDHARVARWRRDESLRRTAARRPDLLGGRSAADLDRHDLAVLAELGWDVVDGVLARAR, encoded by the coding sequence GTGCGCGTCGACGTCGTCTCCGTCTTCCCCGACTACCTGGAGCCGCTGCGGCTGTCCCTCATCGGCCGGGCGGTGGCCCGCGGGCGGCTGCGTCTGGGCGTCCACGACCTGCGGGCCTTCACCCACGACGTCCACCGCACCGTCGACGACGCCCCCTTCGGCGGTGGCGCCGGCATGCTCATGACACCGCCGCCGTGGGGTGAGGCGCTCGACCACGTCCGCGCGGAGGGGCGCGCCCAGCTCGGCGAGCACGTCGAGCCGCACCTGCTCGTCATGTCCCCCGCCGGGGTCCGCTTCGACCAGGCGATGGCCGAGGACCTCGCCCGGGAGCCGTGGCTCGTCCTCGCGTGCGGGCGCTACGAGGGCATCGACGACCGCGTCCTCACCGACGCCGCCCGGCACCACCGCGTCACGCCCGTCAGCATCGGCGACTACGTGCTCGCCGGCGGGGAGGCCGCCGCGCTCGTCGTCGTCGAGGCCGTCGGGCGGCTGCTGCCCGGGGTCCTCGGCAACAGCGCGAGCGTCGTGGAGGAGAGCCACAGCGAGGGGCTCCTCGAGGCGCCCGCCTACACCCGACCGGCGTCGTGGCGGGGCCTCGACGTCCCGGACGTCCTCACGAGCGGGGACCACGCCCGCGTCGCCCGCTGGCGCCGCGACGAGTCGCTGCGCCGCACCGCCGCCCGTCGCCCCGACCTGCTCGGCGGCCGCTCCGCAGCCGACCTCGACCGGCACGACCTGGCGGTGCTCGCGGAGCTGGGCTGGGACGTCGTCGACGGGGTCCTCGCGCGCGCGCGCTGA
- the rplS gene encoding 50S ribosomal protein L19, producing the protein MHTLDALDSAQLRTDVPEFRAGDTVKVHVKVVEGNRSRIQVFAGVVIRRQGGGVRETFTVRKVSFGVGVERTFPLHSPVIDHIEVASRGIVRRAKLYYLRERRGKAARIRERRDSTS; encoded by the coding sequence ATGCACACCCTCGACGCCCTGGACAGCGCCCAGCTGCGCACCGACGTCCCCGAGTTCCGCGCCGGCGACACCGTCAAGGTGCACGTGAAGGTCGTCGAGGGCAACCGCTCCCGCATCCAGGTCTTCGCCGGCGTCGTCATCCGCCGCCAGGGCGGGGGCGTGCGCGAGACCTTCACGGTCCGCAAGGTGAGCTTCGGTGTCGGCGTCGAGCGGACGTTCCCGCTGCACTCCCCGGTCATCGACCACATCGAGGTCGCCAGCCGCGGCATCGTCCGCCGCGCGAAGCTGTACTACCTGCGCGAGCGCCGCGGCAAGGCCGCGCGCATCCGCGAGCGTCGCGACAGCACGTCCTGA
- the lepB gene encoding signal peptidase I — MGTVPDPSAPRERPRRRSAAEPPRGLGARVRRDLAEVGATVLVALAIAVVVKTFLVQPFFIPSESMEETLLVGDRVLVSKLEPGPGTLERGDVVVFVDPGGWLPPQASEPALHVRLLTFVGLLPANSGEHLIKRVIGLPGDTVECCDDEGRVLVNGEPLDEPYLYPGDDPSSLEFAVEVPEGRLWVQGDHRSVSEDSRYQLGQPGGGMVPLQNVVGRAVLVMWPFDRFTTLPTPADVFDEVGGLDGVS; from the coding sequence GTGGGAACGGTCCCCGACCCGTCGGCGCCGCGCGAGCGGCCCCGGCGCCGCTCCGCCGCAGAGCCGCCCCGCGGTCTCGGGGCGCGTGTGCGCCGCGACCTCGCCGAGGTGGGCGCCACGGTCCTCGTCGCCCTCGCGATCGCCGTCGTCGTCAAGACCTTCCTCGTCCAGCCGTTCTTCATCCCGTCGGAGTCGATGGAGGAGACGCTGCTCGTCGGCGACCGGGTCCTCGTCTCCAAGCTCGAGCCGGGCCCCGGCACGCTCGAGCGCGGCGACGTCGTCGTCTTCGTCGACCCGGGCGGCTGGCTGCCGCCCCAGGCGTCCGAGCCCGCGCTCCACGTGCGGCTGCTCACGTTCGTGGGGCTGCTCCCGGCGAACTCCGGCGAGCACCTCATCAAGCGCGTCATCGGGCTGCCCGGCGACACCGTCGAGTGCTGCGACGACGAGGGTCGTGTCCTCGTGAACGGGGAGCCGCTCGACGAGCCGTACCTGTACCCCGGCGACGACCCGTCGTCGCTGGAGTTCGCCGTCGAGGTCCCCGAGGGGCGCCTGTGGGTGCAGGGCGACCACCGCTCGGTCTCCGAGGACTCCCGCTACCAGCTCGGCCAGCCCGGCGGCGGGATGGTGCCGCTGCAGAACGTCGTGGGACGCGCCGTCCTCGTCATGTGGCCCTTCGACCGCTTCACGACCCTGCCGACGCCCGCGGACGTCTTCGACGAGGTCGGCGGGCTCGACGGCGTCTCGTGA
- a CDS encoding ribonuclease HII: MTSRPPAPGSRPSLRLARASLREHALTWVGGMDEVGRGALAGPVTVGVVVVDAATRSAPPGLDDSKRLTALQRERLVPHLQRWAPMWAVGHADNEEIDAWGILLALRVAGLRALAALPVPPERLLLDGTYDWLHRPQPLDEQGDLLDGLLGEAAAQAPVGPRRIPAPHVPDVPWELERLASRAPHVDLLPKADRRCAAVAAASVLAKVERDRLMASWGEEDTRWGWGANKGYSAPEHLAALRVHGPCERHRRSWNLRVLAERATDAPAQAGDPVRD, from the coding sequence GTGACGTCCCGCCCGCCGGCACCCGGCTCCCGGCCGTCCCTGCGGCTGGCGCGCGCGAGCCTGCGCGAGCACGCCCTCACGTGGGTCGGCGGGATGGACGAGGTCGGTCGCGGTGCTCTCGCGGGTCCGGTGACGGTGGGCGTCGTCGTCGTCGACGCCGCCACCCGCTCGGCGCCCCCGGGCCTCGACGACTCGAAGCGGCTCACCGCGCTGCAGCGCGAACGGCTTGTCCCGCACCTGCAGCGATGGGCGCCCATGTGGGCCGTCGGGCACGCCGACAACGAGGAGATCGACGCCTGGGGCATCCTGCTCGCGCTGCGGGTGGCGGGGCTGCGCGCGCTGGCCGCCCTCCCCGTGCCGCCGGAGCGGCTCCTCCTCGACGGCACCTACGACTGGCTGCACCGGCCGCAGCCCCTCGACGAGCAGGGCGACCTGCTCGACGGCCTGCTCGGCGAGGCGGCGGCCCAGGCGCCGGTCGGACCGCGGCGCATCCCCGCCCCGCACGTGCCCGACGTGCCGTGGGAGCTCGAGCGCCTCGCGTCCCGCGCCCCCCACGTCGACCTGCTGCCGAAGGCGGACCGTCGCTGCGCCGCCGTCGCCGCGGCCTCGGTGCTGGCGAAGGTCGAGCGCGACCGTCTCATGGCCTCGTGGGGGGAGGAGGACACCCGCTGGGGCTGGGGCGCCAACAAGGGCTACAGCGCGCCGGAGCACCTCGCGGCCCTGCGCGTGCACGGGCCGTGCGAGCGGCACCGGCGCTCGTGGAACCTGCGCGTCCTCGCGGAGCGCGCCACCGACGCCCCTGCGCAGGCGGGGGACCCCGTGCGAGACTGA
- a CDS encoding GAF domain-containing protein codes for MPDAAREPLDGPARPVVEESWQRCRALGVDPDHPDLDVDIDDGTLAELRREHPLSRAMPLLTRLLADDADAGHVLAVSDADGRLLHVVGDAGVRRRMAALGFTPGAVWDERHAGTNAPGTALAVDAPVQIVSGEHWATPVHPWSCSAAPVHDAEGRVVGAVDLTGGREVASRYALALVRAAVTAVEERLVQRPPAPPGGTAAGDRAPWLQLLGTDRPRLHVGERAVALTPRHAEILLLLSRQRSGVSGDVLAASLSEQLLSPVTVRAEVSRLRVVLRRALGADAVGTRPYRLLVPLRSDADDVAAAVARGAHRRALELYDGPLLPGSEAPVALSARHELEGTLRATVLTSGSTETVWRWASGPGDDDVEAWQRLVRELPYASPRRAQARARLEALRREP; via the coding sequence GTGCCCGACGCCGCCCGCGAACCGCTCGACGGTCCCGCGCGCCCCGTGGTCGAGGAGTCGTGGCAGCGCTGCCGCGCGCTGGGCGTCGACCCCGACCACCCCGACCTCGACGTCGACATCGACGACGGCACGCTCGCCGAGCTGCGCCGGGAGCACCCGTTGTCCCGGGCGATGCCCCTGCTCACGCGGCTGCTCGCCGACGACGCCGACGCGGGGCACGTGCTCGCGGTCTCCGACGCCGACGGCCGCCTCCTCCACGTCGTCGGCGACGCCGGCGTCCGGCGCCGCATGGCGGCGCTCGGGTTCACGCCGGGCGCGGTGTGGGACGAGCGGCACGCCGGCACCAACGCGCCCGGCACCGCGCTGGCCGTCGACGCGCCCGTCCAGATCGTGTCCGGGGAGCACTGGGCGACGCCGGTGCACCCGTGGTCGTGCTCGGCGGCTCCGGTGCACGACGCCGAGGGCCGTGTCGTCGGCGCCGTCGACCTCACCGGTGGTCGGGAGGTCGCCTCCCGCTACGCCCTCGCGCTCGTCCGCGCCGCCGTGACCGCGGTCGAGGAGCGGCTCGTGCAGCGTCCCCCCGCCCCGCCCGGCGGCACGGCCGCCGGGGACCGGGCCCCGTGGCTGCAGCTGCTGGGGACCGACCGGCCCCGGCTGCACGTGGGGGAGCGGGCCGTCGCCCTCACGCCGCGGCATGCGGAGATCCTCCTCCTGCTGTCGCGGCAGCGGTCGGGGGTCAGCGGCGACGTCCTCGCGGCGTCGTTGAGCGAGCAGCTGCTGTCGCCGGTGACGGTGCGCGCCGAGGTCTCGCGCCTGCGGGTCGTCCTGCGCCGGGCGCTCGGTGCCGACGCGGTCGGCACGCGGCCCTACCGGCTGCTCGTCCCCCTGCGCAGCGACGCCGACGACGTCGCGGCGGCCGTGGCCCGCGGTGCCCACCGGCGGGCGCTCGAGCTCTACGACGGGCCGCTGCTGCCCGGGAGCGAGGCACCGGTGGCCCTGAGCGCACGCCACGAGCTCGAGGGCACGCTCCGCGCGACGGTGCTGACGTCCGGGTCGACGGAGACCGTGTGGCGCTGGGCGAGCGGGCCCGGTGACGACGACGTCGAGGCGTGGCAGCGGCTCGTCCGCGAGCTGCCGTACGCCTCACCGCGGCGGGCGCAGGCCCGCGCGCGGCTGGAGGCGCTGCGCCGCGAGCCGTAG
- the adh gene encoding aldehyde dehydrogenase, with the protein MTVYSAPGTEGSVASYDSRYDNWIGGEWVAPVRGRYFENPSPVTGRPFTEIAQSTAEDVDLALDAAHKAAPAWGRTSPAERAVILNRIADRMEENLERLAVLETWDNGKAVRETLAADMPLAIDHFRYFAGALRAQEGHLSQLDDDTVAYHFKEPLGVVGQIIPWNFPILMATWKLAPALAAGNAVVIKPAEQTPASIMELVKLIGDLLPDGVLNIVNGFGVEAGKPLASSNRVAKVAFTGETTTGRLIMQYASQNLIPVTLELGGKSPNVFFEDVARADDEFYDKCLEGFTMFALNQGEVCTCPSRGLIQESIYDKFLADATERTKHVTQGNPLDTDTMMGAQASNDQLEKILSYIEIGKQEGARVVTGGERADLGGDLSDGYYVTPTIFEGRNDMRIFQEEIFGPVVSVTSFRDYDHAMEIANDTLYGLGAGVWTRDITTAYRAGREIKAGRVWTNCYHDYPAHAAFGGYKQSGIGRENHQMMLDHYQQTKNLLVSYRPNKLGFF; encoded by the coding sequence GTGACCGTCTACAGCGCGCCCGGCACCGAGGGCAGCGTCGCGAGCTACGACAGCCGGTACGACAACTGGATCGGGGGCGAGTGGGTCGCCCCGGTCAGGGGCCGGTACTTCGAGAACCCGAGCCCCGTCACGGGCAGGCCGTTCACCGAGATCGCCCAGAGCACCGCCGAGGACGTCGACCTCGCCCTCGACGCCGCCCACAAGGCGGCGCCCGCCTGGGGGAGGACCTCGCCGGCGGAGCGGGCGGTGATCCTCAACAGGATCGCCGACCGCATGGAGGAGAACCTCGAGAGGCTCGCCGTCCTCGAGACGTGGGACAACGGCAAGGCGGTCCGCGAGACCCTCGCGGCGGACATGCCGTTGGCGATCGACCACTTCCGCTACTTCGCCGGTGCCCTGCGCGCGCAGGAGGGGCACCTGTCGCAGCTGGACGACGACACCGTGGCGTACCACTTCAAGGAGCCGCTGGGCGTCGTCGGGCAGATCATCCCGTGGAACTTCCCCATCCTCATGGCGACGTGGAAGCTCGCCCCCGCGCTCGCGGCGGGCAACGCGGTCGTCATCAAGCCCGCCGAGCAGACCCCGGCGTCGATCATGGAGCTCGTCAAGCTGATCGGCGACCTGCTGCCCGACGGCGTCCTCAACATCGTCAACGGCTTCGGCGTCGAGGCCGGCAAGCCGCTGGCCAGCAGCAACCGGGTCGCCAAGGTCGCCTTCACCGGTGAGACGACGACCGGGCGGCTGATCATGCAGTACGCGAGCCAGAACCTCATCCCCGTCACGCTCGAGCTCGGGGGCAAGAGCCCCAACGTCTTCTTCGAGGACGTCGCCCGCGCCGACGACGAGTTCTACGACAAGTGCCTCGAGGGGTTCACGATGTTCGCCCTCAACCAGGGCGAGGTCTGCACGTGCCCCTCGCGCGGCCTGATCCAGGAGTCGATCTACGACAAGTTCCTCGCCGACGCGACGGAGCGGACCAAGCACGTCACGCAGGGCAATCCGCTCGACACCGACACGATGATGGGCGCGCAGGCCAGCAACGACCAGCTGGAGAAGATCCTGTCGTACATCGAGATCGGCAAGCAGGAAGGCGCCCGGGTCGTCACCGGCGGGGAGCGCGCCGACCTCGGCGGCGACCTGTCCGACGGCTACTACGTCACCCCGACGATCTTCGAGGGCCGCAACGACATGAGGATCTTCCAGGAGGAGATCTTCGGCCCCGTCGTGTCCGTCACGTCGTTCCGCGACTACGACCACGCGATGGAGATCGCCAACGACACGCTGTACGGCCTCGGCGCGGGCGTGTGGACGCGCGACATCACCACGGCCTACCGCGCCGGTCGGGAGATCAAGGCCGGGCGCGTGTGGACGAACTGCTACCACGACTACCCGGCGCACGCGGCGTTCGGCGGGTACAAGCAGTCGGGCATCGGCCGCGAGAACCACCAGATGATGCTCGACCACTACCAGCAGACGAAGAACCTCCTCGTCAGCTACCGCCCGAACAAGCTCGGCTTCTTCTGA
- a CDS encoding DUF779 domain-containing protein → MTERTGQVDGQVDGVRRVDVSEAAAALLRDLTEEHGPLMFHQSGGCCDGSSPMCYPDGDFLTGPSDVHLGTLDIGAERPVDVWMSRSQFGYWKHTHLTIDVVPGRGAGFSVEAPRGVRFLIRSRLLTDAESDWLEEHEGAGT, encoded by the coding sequence GTGACGGAACGGACCGGTCAGGTCGACGGGCAGGTGGACGGCGTCCGGCGCGTCGACGTGAGCGAGGCCGCCGCGGCGCTGCTGCGCGACCTCACCGAGGAGCACGGGCCGCTGATGTTCCACCAGTCCGGTGGCTGCTGCGACGGCAGCTCCCCGATGTGCTACCCGGACGGCGACTTCCTCACCGGGCCGTCCGACGTCCACCTCGGCACGCTCGACATCGGCGCCGAGCGGCCCGTCGACGTGTGGATGTCGCGCTCGCAGTTCGGCTACTGGAAGCACACCCACCTCACGATCGACGTCGTCCCGGGCCGCGGGGCCGGCTTCAGCGTCGAGGCCCCTCGCGGGGTCCGCTTCCTCATCCGCTCGCGGCTCCTCACCGACGCCGAGAGCGACTGGCTCGAGGAGCACGAGGGAGCCGGCACCTGA